Below is a window of Arabidopsis thaliana chromosome 2, partial sequence DNA.
AAGGTTATTTTCTCCAATAccggtttagtttggtttgcCTTCTCAAAGTACTCGAAGGTCAAAATTGGAATTTAGTAATAAACCTGCTCCAGCTATATACAAATGTCATTTGCTCACCTTTCGCCGATTGATTTTGTACATCACACGCAGACGCAgcttttagtatttttttcaacaatcgcttttttttttctcgatcTCCGTGAAGCTCTCGAATCTCTGGTATGTTTCTTCGCTTCTTCATAGTGTTTCTCATTTCCTTTTGGTCTTCCATAATTTTCGGAGAATCTAGTcctgtttttctcttcttctggaaTCTGAATTCGCCGGTGAATTCCGCTGATCGAATCTCTGAGTTTTGTTGAATTATTTGATTCGGcgataaaactttttttgtttgtttctgattttggtgAGTGTTGATTGCTTGAGTTTTTTCACGGATCGATTTGTTTTGAGAATTGGGTGGATACTGTCTGTCAcaggttttgagttttggagAATGGTGTTTTTCCGCAGCGTATCGGCCTTTACTAGGCTGAGGTCTCGCGTCGtaagtatttgaaaattttgtttccagttttgtgtttgttctcGTTTGATCTCGCTGGTTCATGCTAATCGATTGATTGGTGATCGAATCTATGTAAGCAGGGCCAACAATCTTCACTCAGCAATTCTGTCAGATGGATTCAGATGCAGAGCTCTACCGACCTGGTAAATCATCTCCGTTGCTTCGTACTTTCGTGTGTGATCGTGATCATGTAGTTttcatgatcatgatcatatGTAAGTTTAATATTGGTTTGGGATCTGCTGCTTGTGGGGTCTTTgttcattttgtttaaatggTGGCAATGCAGGACCTGAAGTCGCAGCTGCAAGAGTTAATTCCGGAACAGCAGGTTAGATTAGACTCTGTTTgctttaaatgaaaatttgtgttgttgacttttttttttcattgaatgtgtgtattatttgttatgttagCTGAGATTGTTAAGTTAAGAAGGCAGGCTAGTTGTAGTGAATCTCTTTGCTTTTCTAGTTTCCTCTTTTCTCACAAGAATTTTCCAATTTCAGGACCGTCTGAAGAAACTGAAGTCAGAACATGGGAAGGTCCAACTGGGAAACATCACTGTTGATATGGTAGAAACAATCATGATTTTCacgtttttggtttgtttatatgattttcaCCTTCCATTGCATAACTCATCATAATCCCCTTTGAAATAAAGGTTATTGGTGGAATGAGAGGGATGACTGGATTGCTTTGGGAAACCTCATTGCTTGACCCGGAAGAGGTACTGTATAACTCTCTGTATATAGTTACAATAGCTTGGTTAGATCCTAGATATAGAATATATCAAATGCTCCTCCTTCCTGTTCTAAGGCTGTTGATGCAATTATCTTATCATTATTTCAGGGTATTCGCTTTAGGGGATTGTCGATTCCTGAGTGCCAGAAAGTATTACCTACTGCCCAGTCTGGAGCTGAACCATTACCGGAGGGTCTTTTGTGGCTTCTCTTAACTGGAAAGGTGTGGCTCTTCTGTACATTATTATAAGTTGGTTCTGGATATGTCCAGTCGATTAGTTTTCCTCAATAGATTATCTTATGATATCCTTTTTTACCCTTTTTCGTATAGGTACCTAGCAAAGAGCAAGTTGAAGCACTGTCGAAAGACTTGGCGAACCGTGCTGCTGTGCCAGGTTTGGATATTACCTTTTTCGCTCTGGCTGTTGCAAATAAAGGAGTCTGTTTATTGGCTCATTCAAACTTGTTTGACATCAATGCTTACAAGAAATTGCTtaacagaaatgaaataaatttgtGGGTTTTGTGTTATACTTTCATTCATTCTTAACTTGTATCCAATTTTTATACAGATTATGTGTACAATGCCATCGATGCTCTGCCTTCCACAGCTCATCCAATGACTCAATTTGCTAGCGGTGTTATGGCCCTCCAGGTGTGGTTCTCTAAACTCgtattgttgtttctgttCTTCTTGTGATAAGCGTTGGAaacttattgttttttttggctatAAGTAAACAATTTTCAGCAGaatgataattttctttacCTAATATCCAGGTGCAAAGTGAGTTTCAAAAGGCATATGAGAATGGAATTCATAAGTCAAAGTATGCTTTTGGGGTTCTGATTTAGTTCATGATAGCGTTTCATATTAGCTGGCATCATaacaaagattttttcttcCAGGTTCTGGGAGCCAACATATGAGGATTGCCTCAACCTGATTGCTCGTGTTCCTGTTGTAGCTGCATATGTTTATCGAAGGTTAGTGAAGACTCTTTTTGTActctttttcatgtttcttgtAGCTTCTGGATTTTCggcaatgattttttttttattggaaaatttgccatctcttgtttttgctttgtattGACTGTTGACCTTTTCCATGCATCATTGCAGGATGTATAAGAATGGTGATTCCATTCCCTCAGATAAATCTTTGGATTATGGTGCAAATTTTTCCCACATGTTGGGATTTGATGATGAAAAGGTGAAAGAGCTCATGAGGCTTTACATCACCATCCACAGGTCTGTATTAATTTTCGTCACCCATGCATGTCTCCTTAAATAAGCTTAATTATcttgtaaatttgtttgttctttttaagactttaaatAGACCTTTGTATAACATTTTGCTTTTCTACTATTTTTTGCTCTAGTGATCATGAAGGTGGAAATGTTAGTGCTCACACTGGTCACCTGGTATGTATATACTCTCCATGTGTCAATTTTAAAGGATTGACCTACCTGAAGTTTCTAATGGTTCTTTTGCTAAAAATTCTTGTTCATGTAGGTTGGTAGTGCACTTTCAGACCCATATCTGTCATTTGCAGCTGCATTAAATGGTTTAGCTGGGCCACTCCATGGTTTGGCTAATCAGGTATCCTCCCTTGTCTATATCTTGAATAAGTCTTAAATCTTCAATCTACAATAGAGCTTCGTAAGTggctttttgtattttatctaGGTAGGTTGTGATAGTTTGATGATACAACCATAAAttggagaaaacaaattcttagtctttttttattattgtttcaaCAGGAAGTTTTGCTTTGGATCAAATCAGTCGTAGAGGAATGTGGAGAAGATATATCAAAAGAACAGTTGAAAGAATATGTTTGGAAAACATTAAACAGTGGCAAGGTAAAAACAGGAAATTCCTCTGCCTTGACATTCTTTACTTTCTGGTCTTGTACCTGAATCCCACTTTTGAAGCCAGCCAACAAGACTGATGGAGCATGCGAAAATGAATTAACATCTTGTCTACTAGTCATCATAATAGGCtaatatttcaatttattGTGTGATACTGTTATGGGTCCTCTTATTTACGACCTCATAGTTTGGTCAGTTGCTCTAACTGCTCCTAGTAAGTAATACTGCCATAAGAGCTTTGGATCCTGTTTTTCCCTATCCTAGTTTACCTTGTGGATGTAATGTTACAAGGATAGTCTAATGATGATCTATTGACGAGTCTTGTTTTGTCTCTAGGTTATTCCGGGATATGGTCACGGTGTTCTGCGCAATACTGATCCAAGATATGTATGCCAAAGAGAATTTGCCTTGAAGCATCTACCTGACGACCCTCTTTTCCAGCTggtactttttttctttctcttttctcttttctgttcGGTTCTCAAAATTCTATCAATGTTCAGTAGCTAACAAAATCCTTCCAACTCTGTAGGTGTCAAAGCTTTATGAAGTTGTGCCTCCTGTTCTCACTGAGCTTGGAAAGGTAGTATCTCTATCCTTCGTTTACCATGGTGATCCTTCAATATTCCACCAACAACTCCACAACACCTTACCTACATGCTAGGGGCTTATGAATCTCTTGcgaatcaattttttatttacttgcGAATCCGATGATGGCTTGTTACAGGTGAAGAACCCGTGGCCAAATGTTGATGCTCACAGTGGGGTCTTGCTGAACCACTATGGTCTAACCGAAGCAAGGTAAGAAGTAGACACCTCCTTCAAGTATCATTGAGCCTTAGGATAGCACTCAAATATAATATCTGTGCGTTTTATAGGTACTACACCGTGCTCTTTGGTGTTTCAAGGAGTCTTGGCATCTGCTCTCaggtaacatatatatatttacacatTACGCCTTTGTTACTACATAACATTTAAAACAGAACTCATATGCTCTCCATTCTCATTTGTGTTTAATTCACAGCTTATATGGGACCGAGCTCTTGGACTTGCACTTGAGAGGCCAAAGAGTGTTACCATGGACTGGCTTGAAGCCCATTGTAAGAAAGCTTCATCTGCTTAAGTCACCACCGAGTCCTGAGTTGTCGCACTCTCTCGTGTTTCAACAAAAGTCATTCTCTTCCACACTGGatagctttttttgtttttaccttCTATTGACAGAAGAAACATTTGTTCATGTAGAAATTGTTCCTGAGAAACACATGCTTGGTGCAAATTTGCATTTCCGGGAAACTCgtgataataaataaacagtTGTATTCAGTTTGcgtaaaaatcaaacatcaaTATCACTCATGAATTAAAGCTTATCTTGGTTTTGATatacataaaagaaacaagactgcaaaatagaaaacttCGACATGagtttatcaaaaagaaaatgggatTAAGAGCTGCTGGTATTGTCGGTAGTAGTCTCCTTGTTAGAAaggtcatcatcatcagcaagAGAGGCTGTGAAGTTGAGTCTCTCTTCGGCGCCGGCAGTGATAACCGGCATCCAAACATCAGCTGTGCCGCTAAGAAGCGTCTGAACCTGTGGATCAGAAGCTATAGCTGATGATATCATCTCATCCACATCATCTAACTTTGCTGATAACTTGTCCAATTCCTTAGCTATCTCCACCTGAAAACACAAACAATCACACACAAAGCCTCAGATTTACATTACAATGTGTACCAGATATATGAGTGAACACAGGATACAGACCTCATTGAGGTGTTGAGCAGACTTTGATGGCACTTTAGTGACTTCTAAACCAAGAGCTTCAATCTTAGAACGTAGCTCAACCTCTTCTGTATTTGTCAATGATTCTacctaagaaacaaaaatcatcaGTAGGCAACAAAATCATCTGTATTTGTCAATGTTGTAGTAACAATTAGTGTCCATTaacaacaatatcaaaaaGCTCTTGcccttttatttttttgacgaATTAGACAGAAAAAGGGAAATTTGACGAATAGAAGCGGCTCGTAATTGaaacgaaaatcaaaatcaagaggAAACGAATTTCAACAGATCGTTAAcgaattaaaaagaaaagcgaAACCTGTTGAAGAAGACCCGAAAGAAGCTGAAAGAGCTGCTCGTCGGGTTTACCCTCCGCCATATCTCTCTGTGATCTCTCTTGAgttattttataatcaaaataatcaattttaattactGCTCCTGAATTCTGaatttctgatgatgatgatgattcctTCGTGTGATCGTGTGATTTAAATCTGATACTACTAGTTTGGGTAAACAGACGACGAATCAACGAAGCGGCGCGTGTGAATCTCACGCGatagtgtttttttaattgtttgttttgtatctCTGACGtggtttttgactttttgctATTCGGCGGATCAACAATTAAATAATgatacaaatctttttttggttctgtttggGTTTCTGAAGGTCAATGTTTATCATCGATTAGTGGTAATTTTCAACTTTATGTAATGATTAGAACAAATAAAGTCAAAAGGCTTTTTattcaaaaggaaaataattaacaaacatGAAAGCTTGCAACAACAATTCAATGAAAAAAGAACgtccaaacaacaaaagagtTTCAAAGCATTAAGAATCCGAGATAACTTGATAGAAACGTAAACAAGTTTTTAGATCAACTTGAGACAAGCCTTTCTCGCTTTCTTAGCAATCTTAGCTCTTTGCATCTCCATATGTAACTCTATCTgcatcttctccatctctctttGAGCTTCCAACATTGCAGCTAACTCCGATGCCGCTGAGCCCCTTCCTCCTTTATTCCCACCACTCTTTGTGTTTCCTCTTGcacttcctcctcctctttttggctcttcttcttctgcttcttcttcctctaccGCGCAAGAATGTAAATGCGTGCCATAATCACATTCCTTGCAATAATACGACCAGAGATTATCTGGAACAGTCTCTTGGCAAACATCACAGTTAAAGATCAAACCGTTCTGGTAAGGAGAACGGTAGAGCAATGTGAGTGGATGTGCGTGTCCTTCACGCTCCACGGACTCAGGCATGGACACACATCCAACATGAACATCGTACTGGCAGATAGAGCAGTTGTAAGTGAATCCGGATCCATACTCACCGCACGCATCACACGTGTAAGTTGACTCGTAAGGTGGGGAATACAGCAGTATCAAAGGGTGATCCGGGTGAGCCTTGTGACGAGTCTCACGTGGAAGCTCAAAACATGACTTGTGCAAGAAGTAATCGCATTCTGACTTTGTGCATTTGAAAGCTGCACCTATCAGGTCGAGGTCGCAACCAGAGCAaatgatctcttcttcaacttgGGCCTTGTGACTGCGCAATGGATGGTTGTGGCTCGGATGCCTCACCGACGGTTTTCTTGCGGCCATGATGGctaatatcttcttcttctttcttcttctttttgtgtgtttgttattgttttcgTGATTCTTATTAAGCTAAGGGATTTGagagtatatatttatagtaaaaataGTAAGACGACTTTTGATAATGAGTCTTCTTTAGGGTGAAGTAGTgatgtgttttggtttgactATTTTACCAAGTTGTGTAGCTTATATACTAACTATATTGGGACAAAAATGTCAGTACGCGCTTTGATGATGGTGAGATATATACAAGATTGATTCTCATTTGGAATTCAAAGTCAAGTGGTGGAATTATTCTTCATGATCCCATCCATCACGCCGTCTAGTTTTATTGTAACCTATAAATTATAAACTGATTCAATAGCTAATTGTAATTAAATAGTATTATAAACTTTTgaattatcatatatatgaacaatAGAGTTGACATAATGAAGGATATGAGGTCAATTACGCTGGGTCTCTAGTTAATGCATAATATTGTCTTCAAGTAatctaaagaaacaaactcGAAATTACGATTTTATTATGTGGAAAATGTATATAACGTCATCTATAATTAACTTCTATATTAGGGTACAGAGATTGACTTGGATAGTTGAGAAAAATACTTACAACATATCAcacgagaaaacaaaattttcaaaagaaagaacaatcacaagcttcattattattattcaaaataaaataaaatcattgtATCAAATTGATCACTCGTTTATTCGatcaataataatatctcCGCTTTGGACTATCCCATAAATCGAGTATAGCATTATTAGTGTCGTTTCTAATACGTGCCTCGAGCTGTAACGCCGCCATCTCATCTTGAGCCTTCATCAACGATTTCATCCTTGAAACCGCAGAGCtcgcttctccttcttccctACCTCCTCCTCTTTTCTCTGACTCATGATCTTCATAGACCGCGCA
It encodes the following:
- the ATCS gene encoding Citrate synthase family protein (ATCS; FUNCTIONS IN: citrate (SI)-synthase activity, zinc ion binding, ATP binding; INVOLVED IN: response to cadmium ion, tricarboxylic acid cycle; LOCATED IN: mitochondrion, cell wall, chloroplast; EXPRESSED IN: 25 plant structures; EXPRESSED DURING: 15 growth stages; CONTAINS InterPro DOMAIN/s: Citrate synthase-like, large alpha subdomain (InterPro:IPR016142), Citrate synthase, eukaryotic (InterPro:IPR010109), Citrate synthase active site (InterPro:IPR019810), Citrate synthase-like, core (InterPro:IPR016141), Citrate synthase-like (InterPro:IPR002020); BEST Arabidopsis thaliana protein match is: citrate synthase 5 (TAIR:AT3G60100.1); Has 10608 Blast hits to 10602 proteins in 2793 species: Archae - 158; Bacteria - 6984; Metazoa - 258; Fungi - 321; Plants - 178; Viruses - 0; Other Eukaryotes - 2709 (source: NCBI BLink).); the protein is MVFFRSVSAFTRLRSRVQGQQSSLSNSVRWIQMQSSTDLDLKSQLQELIPEQQDRLKKLKSEHGKVQLGNITVDMVIGGMRGMTGLLWETSLLDPEEGIRFRGLSIPECQKVLPTAQSGAEPLPEGLLWLLLTGKVPSKEQVEALSKDLANRAAVPDYVYNAIDALPSTAHPMTQFASGVMALQVQSEFQKAYENGIHKSKFWEPTYEDCLNLIARVPVVAAYVYRRMYKNGDSIPSDKSLDYGANFSHMLGFDDEKVKELMRLYITIHSDHEGGNVSAHTGHLVGSALSDPYLSFAAALNGLAGPLHGLANQEVLLWIKSVVEECGEDISKEQLKEYVWKTLNSGKVIPGYGHGVLRNTDPRYVCQREFALKHLPDDPLFQLVSKLYEVVPPVLTELGKVKNPWPNVDAHSGVLLNHYGLTEARYYTVLFGVSRSLGICSQLIWDRALGLALERPKSVTMDWLEAHCKKASSA
- the ATCS gene encoding Citrate synthase family protein (ATCS; FUNCTIONS IN: citrate (SI)-synthase activity, zinc ion binding, ATP binding; INVOLVED IN: response to cadmium ion, tricarboxylic acid cycle; LOCATED IN: mitochondrion, cell wall, chloroplast; EXPRESSED IN: 25 plant structures; EXPRESSED DURING: 15 growth stages; CONTAINS InterPro DOMAIN/s: Citrate synthase-like, large alpha subdomain (InterPro:IPR016142), Citrate synthase, eukaryotic (InterPro:IPR010109), Citrate synthase active site (InterPro:IPR019810), Citrate synthase-like (InterPro:IPR002020), Citrate synthase-like, core (InterPro:IPR016141); BEST Arabidopsis thaliana protein match is: citrate synthase 5 (TAIR:AT3G60100.1); Has 10534 Blast hits to 10528 proteins in 2768 species: Archae - 158; Bacteria - 6911; Metazoa - 258; Fungi - 320; Plants - 178; Viruses - 0; Other Eukaryotes - 2709 (source: NCBI BLink).), which encodes MVFFRSVSAFTRLRSRVGQQSSLSNSVRWIQMQSSTDLDLKSQLQELIPEQQDRLKKLKSEHGKVQLGNITVDMVIGGMRGMTGLLWETSLLDPEEGIRFRGLSIPECQKVLPTAQSGAEPLPEGLLWLLLTGKVPSKEQVEALSKDLANRAAVPDYVYNAIDALPSTAHPMTQFASGVMALQVQSEFQKAYENGIHKSKFWEPTYEDCLNLIARVPVVAAYVYRRMYKNGDSIPSDKSLDYGANFSHMLGFDDEKVKELMRLYITIHSDHEGGNVSAHTGHLVGSALSDPYLSFAAALNGLAGPLHGLANQEVLLWIKSVVEECGEDISKEQLKEYVWKTLNSGKVIPGYGHGVLRNTDPRYVCQREFALKHLPDDPLFQLVSKLYEVVPPVLTELGKVKNPWPNVDAHSGVLLNHYGLTEARYYTVLFGVSRSLGICSQLIWDRALGLALERPKSVTMDWLEAHCKKASSA
- a CDS encoding ecotropic viral integration site protein (unknown protein; Has 23 Blast hits to 23 proteins in 10 species: Archae - 0; Bacteria - 0; Metazoa - 0; Fungi - 0; Plants - 23; Viruses - 0; Other Eukaryotes - 0 (source: NCBI BLink).), whose translation is MAEGKPDEQLFQLLSGLLQQVESLTNTEEVELRSKIEALGLEVTKVPSKSAQHLNEVEIAKELDKLSAKLDDVDEMISSAIASDPQVQTLLSGTADVWMPVITAGAEERLNFTASLADDDDLSNKETTTDNTSSS
- a CDS encoding Cysteine/Histidine-rich C1 domain family protein (Cysteine/Histidine-rich C1 domain family protein; CONTAINS InterPro DOMAIN/s: DC1 (InterPro:IPR004146), C1-like (InterPro:IPR011424); BEST Arabidopsis thaliana protein match is: Cysteine/Histidine-rich C1 domain family protein (TAIR:AT2G17740.1); Has 2013 Blast hits to 769 proteins in 36 species: Archae - 0; Bacteria - 0; Metazoa - 13; Fungi - 7; Plants - 1977; Viruses - 0; Other Eukaryotes - 16 (source: NCBI BLink).) — translated: MAARKPSVRHPSHNHPLRSHKAQVEEEIICSGCDLDLIGAAFKCTKSECDYFLHKSCFELPRETRHKAHPDHPLILLYSPPYESTYTCDACGEYGSGFTYNCSICQYDVHVGCVSMPESVEREGHAHPLTLLYRSPYQNGLIFNCDVCQETVPDNLWSYYCKECDYGTHLHSCAVEEEEAEEEEPKRGGGSARGNTKSGGNKGGRGSAASELAAMLEAQREMEKMQIELHMEMQRAKIAKKARKACLKLI